From the genome of Aspergillus oryzae RIB40 DNA, chromosome 4:
ATGCTGAACccagaagcaaaaagaaaggagaaaaaaaaaaacaaaattgGTATCTGGGTATCACGCGCAGAAAGCCACAATCCAAATAGCTATACAGAAGCAAAATCCGGTATCATATACGTAGGGACGAACCAAGCCCCTTGTCATCTATCACCCGAGGGGCAATATAGCAAGCAAATCAAtcaggaagaacaagaccagCTCTAGCGGGCGAGGACGCCCAAGGAGGGAGTAAAAGATTTGACGTGTATCGGGAGGTACATCGCACAAGAGTATCATTTATGGACACACAGTCCTCTTTAAAACATGACGAAATGAAAGTATATGGAGAAATCACCCATGGCCAGACAAAGGGATCAGAGGGTCCCAGCGAGGGTCAACCTTTCATAAGTTGGGGTAGATGGAACCGCAATTGTTCTCTCGCCTCCACATGAGTATATACTATACGAACGCTCATTTGTGGGGTGGGAGTGAAAGGATCCTTTGGGTCTTGGACACTGGTAAAGTTTGTTCCGAAAAAGGCTACGATTAGTTTATGTATgatgaaaaaagaaaaccctTCCATTTCTTACTTTTCGCCCTATCACGCACCTCGGTTCTTGAACGATGGGTACGGAGCATGGCGTACataacaatatatatatgtatcaatcaagaaataacgaaaagagaaaaagaaagaaactccaATCAAAATTGCTCGATAGTATTATTGATTCGGGAATTCTGGTGAGGACTGGTCACACGCTTTGTAGGGCATTATTACTCCTACCCTCGTTGGTGGAAGTAgataactttttttttttacagTCAACGGTTTTttgtaaaaaaaaaaaaaaaaaaaaaaagacaattAATTGCTGCCCCGGCTCATGACCTATCGGTGCTTTGACAATCTTTACTGGTCCCGTCCTGCAGAAGCATAAGTGTATATAGAGGTACATTGAACATATCtacttatatatcttttataTGTACTCCTCTTTGGAGAGTCCCTTGCGTGACATCCCTTAAGGCTGGTCCGACCTTTAATTCCCGAAAGGGGAATCCCCATTCATTCCCACCCTCAATAAGCAGCCTCTTAGATCTCCATGCGGGTGGCAAAAAGTGACCATGGCTCTAACTATTCTGTAATGAGTTATGTCTGCCTTAGTGTAGCAAATAGTATTTACAGAGAAATGGTAATCCCGtgtgaatgaatgaatgtatGCCCTACCAGGCCAAGTCcgactggaagagaaaagaaaggtacCGGCAAATAAACGCCACGAAAGCCCTGTGGTCAACACGAAACAAAGAGCAATCGTTCCTTAGCTTGCGTTTTGCACAGCCAGTGGTGGGCGTATGACCCACGGTTGTTGCAAGAACAAAGGGACGTGTGTATCATGTATGGCTCGAAAATATATCCTCCCCGACTCCAGCCTTGGCCCAATAGACAACCGTCCTTGAGAGAAGTAGGGTAATCGATTATGATCCCGGTGAACCGCGAGATAACAAAGgggggcaaaagaaagagatagagaaagaaaaagagaaaaagccatGGTTAGCGGTAGCTGAGCCCTGATTAATCGACCCAGTCTTTCATTTCAATATGAAGGCTAGTAGGGTTTCGGCTCAAAACTACCGCGATTCATATGCCATGTCGCATAGGCATCCTAATAATGGAAAATACGAACATGGCATTCTATTCGGAATATGGTGGTGTAGATCGCTGTGCGTGGCCATGCAACGAACTGTACAGCCCGGATAAACAAACTAGTATAAGTATTTAGTGCGAATTTTGTTCTCAGCTATAACGCCATGCTCCCTCCCAATCTAAGACAGATCCGTCGTCTCATCATTTCGGTCAGCAAATGGtaagggaaaataaaaaagggaaaagaaaagaaaggcgcAGTAACGAAACGAAAAGTCCCTGATTCATTGATACGCCTGCTGGGAAGTAACCATCCCTCCGTACCCGGACatttgttgttgttgctgctgctgctgctgctgctgctgctgcagctgtGCCTGCATTTGAGGCAGATCGTGGAACCACGGGTGCTGCAGTGCATCGTGAGCGCTAACTCGCATCTCTGGTCGAAGTTGAAGCATCCTGTTTAGCAAATCGAGCCCAAGAGGATCGATTTGGGGCAAGATAAGGCCTAGATCTTGTGTCGCATAGACATGGAAATTGGGCTTGTATTCTGGCAATTGAGAGATACCGGGCCACGAGCGCTCCGACGGCGTTCCCATGAGACGGAAGATCTTCTGCAACTGGTCCTCATTGGTGGTGCCTGGGAACAGTGGACGGCCAGTGTACAATTCCGCCATGATACATCCAGCAGACCAAATATCAATACTTGTGTTATACGTCCTGCTGCCGAGGAGGACATCGGGGGCGCGGTACCATAGCGTCACTACCTCGTTCGAAAATGTATTGACGGGTATGCCAAAAGCCCGGGCAAGACCGAAGTCTCCTAGTTTGAGTTGCCCCTTTTTGTTAATCAAGAGATTCTGGGGCTTCAAGTCACGGTGGAGGACTCGGTTCTCGTGACAAAACGCGATGCCCTTGAGGAGCTGGTGCATGAATGACTTGATCGTCGCCTGGTCTAATTGTCCCCGTTCGCCTCGAGTGTCCATGTACTTCTTCAGATCCTTGTCCATATACTCAAAAACGAGCATCAGCTTGTTTTCGGTATGGATGACGTCGTAAAGCGAAACAATACTCTCATGCTTAAGCTCCTTCATCAATGAGATCTCTCGAATGGCCGTCGATGGTGTCCCCTCCTCGGAATCAAGATGAATCTCCTTCAAAGCTACTAGCTCGCCAGTCTGGCGATTCCGGCCCTTGAATACCTGCGACCGTCTGTATGAGCAAAAGCACGAAACTTGATACCGGGCGATACGGTTGCGGAGAAAAGATCAGAGTGGTGTAACGCCGGGGTCAACGTACAGTGGCATACGTTCCTTCTCCTAGCTAGAGGCAGATTAGTCACACAGTTCCTTCCACGGCgtattgtatatatgaagaatgaaagaagcGCACACCTTTTCCAGCTGTTGAAAAGAGCTAGGCTGCTGCGCTTTGTCCATCGTCGGCGACGCGGCAGGGTGCGAAGTTGGGGATTTCGGCGGCGGGGGTCTCGAGCGTTGTtggttgaaaagaaaagattgCGGAGACACAAGCGTCGATACAATGTCCAGATAAGTAGATGtagggtggtggtgttgttgttgttgtgggtGAGGATTCCTCTGGATTCTTAAGCTGCTGTGATTGTCCATGTCCGTGATTCCCTTGTTCCATTTAATTGGAGCCTTGTTTTTGAGCCCCGCGGCGGATAACCACAGGGCCAAAGGGTGCAGAGATGGTTACGGTACCGTATGAAATCACATTACCTGTTATGCGGTAACCCGACGACGAAGTCAGGTACTGTATAtttgtactatgtatgtccCCCTATGAACTACTATTAGTACTGTAGTAGCTAGCCCTAGACCCCTAGTCTGGCTACGAATCCTCTTATCTTCTACATCATCATTGGAAAGTCATACGTTTACACGCGACAAATAATAGCGATGACTGGGATGTtcagccaagaaaaaagaaaaaaaaagaaatattattCCACAACTCTATTTGTTCTATACAACTCTATCACCACGGGGGCAAATTCCCTAATACATTCGGACAGCGCCTATTCACGCAGGGGCAAGAGAGGGAAGCTGTGCGGCAACAGGGGGCAAAATAAGATCGGAGTTGAGACTGCAACG
Proteins encoded in this window:
- a CDS encoding cyclin-dependent serine/threonine-protein kinase phoA (protein kinase PCTAIRE and related kinases); its protein translation is MDKAQQPSSFQQLEKLGEGTYATVFKGRNRQTGELVALKEIHLDSEEGTPSTAIREISLMKELKHESIVSLYDVIHTENKLMLVFEYMDKDLKKYMDTRGERGQLDQATIKSFMHQLLKGIAFCHENRVLHRDLKPQNLLINKKGQLKLGDFGLARAFGIPVNTFSNEVVTLWYRAPDVLLGSRTYNTSIDIWSAGCIMAELYTGRPLFPGTTNEDQLQKIFRLMGTPSERSWPGISQLPEYKPNFHVYATQDLGLILPQIDPLGLDLLNRMLQLRPEMRVSAHDALQHPWFHDLPQMQAQLQQQQQQQQQQQQQMSGYGGMVTSQQAYQ